Sequence from the Mixophyes fleayi isolate aMixFle1 chromosome 4, aMixFle1.hap1, whole genome shotgun sequence genome:
TAGTATATTAATCATTCTGATTGTTCTGGTCTCTCTGCTGGTTCTAAAATTAAGAGGTGAGTTATAGCTCAAACGCATCCAAAAAATAAGAACACGCCTGTTATTTACATAGGTGTATTAACAGTTGCTACAGACCTTGTATGTGATCTATGGACTATTTTGCACATGGATTACACATAAAATGAGTAATAGTACATGAAAGGTAAATACAATTCAATGCCTAATTTCCCCATATCACCACGAATGATCATTTGCTCTTAACAGTACATTAAGACATTGCTACTGTTTGCAACATAGGTCATTAACTATGACCTGGGAACCAAAACATTTGCCAACATGAATTTTATAGTGAGTTCCCGTCATTCTTTCTTGTTAGATGTAATATCTGTTATTTACACATAGATTTATCGGAACTGTCACACGGTCAAAACGTTTGTCCTAATTTCAGGATGGTTGGGAGATCTGTTCTGCTTACAGGGGGGAAGTTTTATTGCTGCATCAACGTGATATGGCCACACCCCTATGTGGTGTGAGTACGGCCTCTTTTTTGTGTGCAAAGGGGCAACACACTCAAGCTATCCCGATGAGGTACAACCAAAGGtccccctgcaaaaaaaacttaTTTAGGCATCTGCCTATATTTTCAATAAGACATTATTTCACCAAACAGGGACTTATTATATGGGAAAATGCAATTATACGATTATGCTaatctaccaatgtaataaaaacattcaaatttaTAAATATTACACGTATAATAAAGACAGACCCCATTTCAACTTACTCCCATTAAGACATGAATAAGGTGCAAACGAGCAGTATTGTGGGTGAAAACTGGAAGAGTGGTGCAGTAGATGTTTTCTCTTTTGCtggtatacattattattattattaccatttatttatatagcgccactaattccgcagcgctgtacagagaactcattcacatcagtctctgccgcattggagcttacagtctaaattccctaatatacatacacagacagacacagactagggtcaatttgatagcagccaattaacctaccagtatgtttttagagtgtgggaggaaaccggagcacctggaggaaactcacgcaaacacagggagaacataaaaactcctcacagataaggccatggtcgggaattgaactcatgaccctagtgctgtaaggcagaagtgctaaccactacaccaccgtgctgccaatagaTATTCAAATTTGTGCCCGTAGTCCCCCAAATTGTTACACAACAAAGTGTCCACTTGCACTTACTAAGAGCAGAAAGTGGGCCTATAGGCTCCTACAGGGGCATTTGCAGAATACTAAACGTGTTGCAGGCTGCATCATTTGGAGTTAGTAGATGACCTTTAGTGTGTATTAATAACACAGATAAAAATATGAATACACGTCATAGCCAGCAATGGTAACGATACAAACAGCACAAAGTAAAATGATTTCTGCAAAATGAACGcacataaaatagaaaataagttATTTCCAATTCAGCAACAAAAATGTCTAAGTTGTGTTATTCTAAAATGCTTCCTATTTTCTCAATATTAGGGAAACTGAGAGGACAGCACATGTTCAGTTTGTATCCCAAGTAAGTATAAACTGTACTAACGGTCTTCCTTTCCATAATAGGGCGGTTACGTTTTAATCATCTACATAGTTCTCAAATTTCTTAAGATATTTTTAAGCtagtgtttgaaaaaccaatcaaataTTTCTCAATGTGTCCTCTGGGGGGCACTCTTCCATTGGCTGATAAAAGACAACAATGTGACAACTCCCACTCGTATCAATAAATGCAAATAGGCAGAGAAAACAATATTATATTTCTCCATTTGTATTTCTATTGTGATGAATAATTATATTCCTGCAGGACTTTACATTGCTTTATAAAAGTGCACTAACTCTGCATAGAgccattgtttttatatttgtccCACAGTCTCGTTATCGCCACTATGATTGGTAGAAAGCGTTGGCGTCTTTCAGGACGCCGACATTCAGAGAACAGATAGTTGTGTAGAATTAGCTTAAGACCTTTAACTGCAGATGCTTTAAAATAAGTATTTACTACTAGTCTCGCACACATTAGACATCAGATCCAAAATAAAACTCTGCCACACAGGTCTATTTATGCCTATAATGGCTCTATAATATTAAACAATGATTGAGGCATAGTTacacatagttacatagttttaTTAAGGAATGACAAATATTACACACAAAGGCAATGTTTAAATAGCATATATAACCCCGTGAACCAATAAGATAAGAGGTGAAAGCATGCAAAGACTCACCGGTCAGGAGGTGCATCCTTCGCTGCTAATGGCCCCTTTAGCGAAtgccgcccccccacccccccaatttttttttaaatataataattatacaagcaccagcactcATAACCTGGGCTAAGTGAGGAAATATTAGGTGGATGAACAGCATAACCCCACCCCCGAGGAGCGATATAGCCAGGATTCTTACCAACACCTGTGTCTGGTGGGTGTTGGGATACTACACACTTAAATGTGACAAATCAGCATTTTTTTGTATGTGGTCCTCTGGTCTCTGCAAGCTCTGGCGGCCAGTCTTGTGTATGCTGGCGATTGTAGAACTCAAAGTGCCAGCTTACACACTGTTGTCAGAGCATGGTTGTGCTTGTAGGACTTCTTGCACCCGCTTGTCCTGGCGTCCAGGGcctctgggacctgtagtgctatgttaaaaaaaaaacattgacattttgaaaatattttattaaattcaaaTAAAGATTCTCCCAAATCCTCTTTTACTCAATTTATTAATTACCCAAATCTATGGTGGGGATCCTCTTCAGTCTCCCTGCTTTTAATCCttaaggaataaaaataaaaagctgtATACATACTATATTCTTCTCCACGCCGTGCCCCGGCCACTAACAATACAGAGTGACTTTGCTCTGATTCGTCAGAGCATGCAAAAGCCTTTCTGATTGGTTAGTGGCTGTTGCACCTCATGTGGGAATTAGGCGCAATGAGCTACATTGTCtaaccaaccaatcagagctgcCATGTTTCACTCCTGGCCAAAGTAAACAGGACGGGGAATTTTTGTAGTGGGCATGAAATTTAAGGTATACAAACAAAAGATTTTTCTCTTTAGTAGCAACTTTCCCTGCTTAcctccagggccagattaaccatagggctaactgggctatagcccaggggcctcgggcatccagggggcccttgaaagtgctcatcagcattattgattggtcgggggcgggggcttTCAGTGCAGTCCTTCCCcgacgcgctgtagtctccttactgaggagatatcgtgagtctcactctcacgagatctcctcagtaaagagcgtacagcatgCCGGGGAAGGAgttaagtgccttgggggcggctcggatcacggggggggggggcactcatgggggaatggaggcttccttagcccaggggcctccattcccttaatccggccctgcttaccaCCTCTGCTGGGAGGAAGAAAATAGTTAGTTACCATCCTGTTCAGTTGACAAACTGggagtgatttagagttgaatgcaAAAATTTCACATATGTGCAAATAGGCATCTGTGCACTTATGTTTCTTTTGTATTCTCTATGTTTCCATGTATTCTGAATAACATgcatctcaagatacatccaacCTTAAATCTATTGTATCGATGCATCAAGAAGAAATATGCATCAAAATTCATTAACTCATAAACTACCCCTGCCTTGTGTAATTTATGCATTCTACAGATTGAATCAATTCCCTTCAGAAAACATATTTTGCTTCTAATAGGCCAACATATGGGTTCTGTATTGTTGCATTCTTATTGTATTATTGAATCCAAGCACATTGGCTAAGTATCGCAAATTAGGTAAGCTTAAATTGTTTATGTTTCTGTTTttagatttaaaatatttattttgagagGCTGTACTGAATAATGTTATACTGTGTATTGGAAGATCGTGCCTCTTGCTATTATGTTTACCATATGTATGTTGGCTGTTTCCTGTTTATACATTCTTTGTAAACATTGGCTTTTTGTGTATTATTTGTCCTGCATTGCTAGTAATGTTTTAAATGCAGACCAGCCTTGGCTGATGATAACAATAGAGAGAAGCTGTAGATGGAATAGGTGGACAATGTAGTAACAGATAACATGTACTTTAATTAATAATTGCTATAAATTGGTGCGATTAAACAAGATTTTGGTGGTCTGGAATACGGAATCCACTTGGTTAGCCCACAAGTGTACAATTGTACAGCTCTACCTTCCAAACAACCTTCCTCACCTATTATAACCTACTTCTTAGTACTGAGACTGAATTAGAGGTCTGCTTAATTCCCTCTGTCTTCTCTCCAGTTTAGAGTTGGTGACATACGCTGCAGAACCACTAACAGAAGCACCGGAGACGGACAGAGCTGAAGTGGATGAAGCTGAAGCCACAGAAACAGAAGATACTAGTATTAATAAAACGAAAGACTGACTTTTTGAGTATATCTCTTTGCTATATCCACTAAATGAATGTCCCTCATCTATCCTAAAGCTACGTCCACTCTCAAGTTGGTTTCTTAGACAGAGGCAAAGAGAAGATTGTCTGAGCCACGTTAATGAGATATTTTGATTcatgggggagattcagttagcggcgaggtgtctccggaacgtctgcaGGACCCTTCacggcggagatttgacagaaatctccgctcagaTATCCTCGCACCCCACAGAGGTTCGAGGGTAAATGAGAGGAGATGTCTACCGTAATTGGCGCCAATGTGTGCGGCGTGTTGTCTGCGCGCCACATCGCTACCAATTAAATCTCCCCCCATAAGTCTGAAATACAAAAACATCTATGGTAATAATTGCTCCTGTTCAGTCCATTAACATCCCTGTATCAGAGGCCTCCAGAACTAAATAAAGCGTATAGATCGTCaacacacagtgaaggcagccatcttATGGACTGAACACGATATTCAGGAGAATACGGCCTATCCATTTActtgtaaccagtgacatcacagaagcaCATAAGGGAGAAAAATGAATGAGGCAGACAATTTCTTAGAGAATAGACTGCATTCTTGTGAATACTTTATGTTGAGTACttcaaacaacaaaacaaaatggcttcctccactgtGGTGATGTCAGTTGACCTCTCTACTCACCCTGCCCCcccaaacaaaaaaattatatttcttacTTGAATATCAGCCTCCTTTATCAATCATCAAATAAATGAATGTTTCCTCAGACATTTGGTGAGGTACATTAGGGCACAGCCTTGCAAATTTGCCAAACAATGGTGCGTTTGTGGTGTTAAAATGGTTTGTGGActcagaaagaggaaaaaaaaaggccagTCAGAAATGGTTTTACCCAGTGTGTGCCAATGAAAGCATTGAtgtatatgatgtgtgtgtgtagtggTTGACTGAATGTACTTCTTGTAAACACCCTTACAGAATTGCATGGTAATTTATTCATTTACcacaataattttaaaatgtattattttagtatatcatggTACTTCCTTCAGCATCaccttaaattacatttaatgacTACTTTAGGATTTTCTTGGTGCACCTGAATAGATTAACATTGTTTTTTGCAAGTGCCTGTACttctgtatatatacagtatgggcctgattcattaaagaaagtaaaaaaaaaatgagtaactttgcaccttggcaaaaccatgttgcattggagggggaggtacatttaatgtgatggcagatttatagttggggtagagcatgtcctagatcaactttaaatttcagtgtacaaataaagctatcaagtatttgtcttaaacatgaaaaaacagccagtattttacttatgggcaaattaataaaccaatttgcaccccttgcaatgtggttttgtccaggagaaaacttactcatttttttgccgtgttttccttaatgaatcaggccctatatgtttattttttaactgttagGGCATAATTTTGGGTACTCTGCATTTGTTATGCCCTTTCCATTTAAGCAAAACTAGAGAACTAacaatgttttaatgtttaattCCTTTTGTAAACGTAATTATTGCACTAGTAATACGTATAAGTCTTCTTAGGTATCTATATACTAATATGCAGCTTGTGGCTTAAATTATTAGTAGTATGTGTTAACACATGAGAAATcctacatttaaaatgttaaaaaggcAATGGTGGGATGAGCCCATAAGAAACTATTCACAATATTTTAATGCGGATTTCAGGCATTAGTTAGTGGCTGAAAAGTGAGTCAACATGTAGGTGTGAATGATAACGTTCTGATTTTCAATGCTAATAATTACTCTGGTGCCAACTCTGTATATTAATCTGCAATGGGGGCAGGGGGTGTAGCTGACTTACATAAGCAAGTTTTAAGAAACTTGTATAATACTTTCAAATATCAAGCGCACAGTACATTAAAGTATTATACAATATtaaatcttttttatatatatatatttttatactatatCGTATGCTTCTATAATTGAAACTATATTTATACAAGGAAGTAACACTTTGCTTATCGTTCGCATCTGTAAGTCAGTTACACTTTTGTGTAATTATCATAGTTTAATACACTTACGCATCTTTTCACTTGCTTAGCGCCAGGGTAATTTATTAAGACTTTTGATTGTCTGATTATGGATCCTTACCTGTAAGCTGCTTGTAGTTATTAACATATtagtaatttgtaattttttttgtctctctTTCTGGTTTCCCATaaatctttttaaaacatttcagcAAAAAAGTGACTTATGTTAGCTGATAATAATCcccatattttttttactgtaccaTTAAAATAAAGAGCTTTCTTTATATGTTATGCTTTTAAATTTCAGACTCTATCCTGTTACCAATGTTTCCACGTAATCAAAGTTACAAAATTAAACATCAAATTTTTGTTCTAATGATTTGGAATCActgtgtatgatatatatatgtgtgtgtttggtgGCCACAAGCCACGATGACTGCAGATGACGATCAACGGAAGGTCAGATCGGAGccatgggggcacatttatcaatgttctcaaaaagtgaaaaatagttttcaatccttatcgcattgataaggattgaactatttctcaaatttaggaagaacccaacacagaaacaacagttccaataaactgctgtttctgtgataaaaaaaaaatactgaccaCGTCCTTTTCgtaatgcgctgtctccggatcttctCCTTGTCTTCTTCGTTCTTCTTcatactgcaattgcgcatgtgcagatcgaAACCCTTTGAAACCTTGGCTACTCGTTCCTTACTCCTATATTAAATCCAGCCACAGAGCATACAATTTGCATACAATTCTGCATATGCCTCCACTAGGTTGGTCATTGAACAAACTTTTGGGCTTGTCAAAGCCCATTTTCATTGCCAAGTCAACCACTTGCAGGGGCCCACAACCTGAAGAGAGAGACCAACTCAGATGGAGGGGTTACATACAGCTCCGTGCCAGAAATACAAAATCATGCATTTGCATCTCAAAATCCGAAAAGGTTGAATATAGTATTAACCAGTACTTATTTTTTAGATAAAAAAGAAGTGGAACTCAGAAATATATCATATATGCTGGGAAGACTTTAAAAGTAGTTTTTAAACACTAAAGACTAGGGGCCAAAATAAGTGCTGAAACTGTGTTCCTGTGTGTTCCAATGCAAATTAAACCCTGTGCCATGATCCAAACTGACATATAGGATCCCCAGGTCTGTCTAACTTGGCACTACTCAACCCAGAGACACAGAGTCTAacgggacaggttgtcttcaccaggaacccccccaAGGAGGTATGtgctttgcagccactgccccgcAGGCCGCGGCCCTCAGGGAGAGCGTTAGATGAGACCCGTATGGAGAACACAGGAGTAGAATAAACTCTGCAGCAAGAAAACCGCAGAGGTGAACAGACTTGAGAAGAAGATAACTGTGGGTGAGTggtactgaacagcaactgaggaatcactggaacagcagacTGAACACAAGGAACTGATATCTaaggatgagtagcactgaacagcaacaggaatcactggaacagtgagcTGAACATGAGAAAATTATATTTGAGGaagagtagcactgaacagcaaccaggAAATCACTGGAAAAGTGGGCTGAACTCAGCCTTCTAACTTAGATCACCTGACACCCAGTCCTCTGAGTTAAATCGCAGACATCCAGCTCTCTGAGTTAGATGGCCTGACACCCAGTCCTCTGAGTTAGATGGCCTGACACCCAGCCCTCTGAGTTAGATGGCCTGACACCCAGCCCTCTGAGTTAGATCGCCTGACACCCAGCCCTCTGAGTTAGATGGCCTGACACCCAGTCCTCTGAGTTAGATGGCCTGACACCCAGCCCTCTGAGTTAGATGGCCTGACACCCAGCCCTCTGAGTTAGATCGCAGACACCCAGTCCTCTGAGTTAGATCGCCTGACACCCAGTCCTCTGAGTTAGATGGCCTGACACCCAGTCCTCTGAGTTAGATCGCCGGACACCCAGTTCTCTGAGTTAGATCGCAGACACCCAGTTCTCTGAGTTAGATCGCAGACACCCAGCCCTCTGAGTTAGATCGCAGACACCCAGCCCTCTGAGTTAGATCGCAGACACCCAGCCCTCTGAGTTAGATCGCAGACACCCAGCCCTCTGAGTTAGATTGCAGACACCCAGCCCTCTGAGTTAGATCGCAGACACCCAGTCCTCTGAGTTAGATCGCCTGACACCCAGTCCTCTGAGTTAGATGGCCTGACACCCAGTCCTCTGAGTTAGATCGCCGGACACCCAGTTCTCTGAGTTAGATCGCAGACACCCAGCCCTCTGAGTTAGATCGCAGACACCCAGCCCTCTGAGTTAGATCGCAGACACCCAGCCCTCTGAGTTAGATCGCAGACACCCAGCCCTCTGAGTTAGATCGCAGACACCCAGTCCTCTGAGTTAGATCGCCTGACACCCAGTCCTCTGAGTTAGATGGCCTGACACCCAGTCCTCTGAGTTAGATCGCCGGACACCCAGTTCTCTGAGTTAGATCGCAGACACCCAGTTCTCTGAGTTAGATCGCAGACACCCAGCCCTCTGAGTTAGATCGCAGACACCCAGCCCTCTGAGTTAGATCGCAGACACCCAGCCCTCTGAGTTAGATCGCAGACACCCAGCCCTCTGAGTGAAGTAGCCTAAACTCAGCCATCAGAATCCTACTTACTCCATGCTCTTCTATTATTCTGACTAGACTACTGTTACTTGCTCCAAACTAGTCTCATTTACCCAGAAACCATTGGGCACCGACCCTCATAATTCTGCACTCTagaaatatagtaaaatatattaataacaaaCACAACAAATAGATCACGTACACAATGTTGATGCTTGAATTATTTAATAGAGATTAACGTAAAATTATTCACAGAAAACATATACAATTCTGCTTTTCATTATCCATACAGTGGGTGTGATATcattttaattggattctgaaCTGcgtttataccatacttgccaactctcccggaatgtccgggagactcccgcattttgtgagagtctcccggactcccgggcgagtgtggcaatctcccgaattctgcccacttcactaggaagtgccccacttcctagtgaagtgggcagaattagatcccaaacgccgcgattcccggtgaatcgcggcgtttggccccgcccccgctgtcaaatgacgcaatttgcgtcatgacgtcacagggggcggggccgaaatgacgcgatttcggccaccccgccccttcacgcccccctccactggctggctcccggaagggagctgaagaaagtaggtaagtatggtttataCTGAGATTATTTATTAATGACTTCCGACTGCAAAATCTGGGTTACAAATTGCAGCAGATAAACCACTCTTTTTGTAAAGTTAGGACAACATGTATTACAGGCTTTGCATTTTTATTAAGTATtataaaagaaacagttttcatTTCTTGCCTCTAgaccattattttgtttttcaaaacatTTCATGCAGTTAGCATTGCTGCAGCGGTACAAAGGCATTTTCTTGTTAATCCTCTCAAAAGACAACCAAacctcttctttctttttctctgtaAAATAGACAGACCCGAAAACAAAAGATGTATCTttgacactttcaaacaaataaaatTTGTCTATGATGTTATAATCCACTTCAAGATTGGCACAGGCCTTTGTACATGGAGAGTAGAGAGTGTAGAATATCGCACATCCTGCTTCCGGTTTGGAATCCAGCAGGGAGCTCACTGGTACGGGCCCAGAATCCTCAGAAGTCAGTAGACGTCTTTCTGCATGTCTCCTAATGGTATTTCTCCTGTTCTTTTTGATGTCTTTATATGAAGCCATCACCAGGTTTGTTCCTATATATATCTTAGAATTTGTAACATTGTTACGAATCTCACTGGCTTTTTCTACATCTTGTTTCAGCGCCTTGTCTATGTCATTTCCATTTAGTTCTTTGCATTGGTCTTCAGAAAACTTGACAACATATGCATATTGCT
This genomic interval carries:
- the LOC142153022 gene encoding uncharacterized protein LOC142153022, coding for MTSQVQKRSVVFVLFFLWASVLTGTCLTPDQIKRATDHIRNTITKQIDQQYAYVVKFSEDQCKELNGNDIDKALKQDVEKASEIRNNVTNSKIYIGTNLVMASYKDIKKNRRNTIRRHAERRLLTSEDSGPVPVSSLLDSKPEAGCAIFYTLYSPCTKACANLEVDYNIIDKFYLFESVKDTSFVFGSVYFTEKKKEEVWLSFERINKKMPLYRCSNANCMKCFEKQNNGLEARNENCFFYNT